Proteins encoded together in one Epinephelus lanceolatus isolate andai-2023 chromosome 4, ASM4190304v1, whole genome shotgun sequence window:
- the rinl gene encoding ras and Rab interactor 2 isoform X3, with protein MFASRAVHSSVNGTTAIPWRSSRKRLSLLEQLKGCQEAWCPGAPWDREWAHAAICGTPAGSFLVVRDSATSQPSLLCVSAGGENEAVVDYDIKSTGTVFQLSESRLSFSDLAQLVLFYSLTRDVLTVCLSIPHWIYSVTEKSKDRLSQLEPETWLSTPPDQQTDEMTQREPSSVMCSIQLTSTNGALCIINPLYLREHGDDWLTHRASTAQCATMTSHYKRERRLSTTRSWAGAGLHSKRAISLDQEPSAASVESSGLVRAQSADSPHCPPTSSAPAAPAGVVLRRPSRDSASSPPHRASTGSLTPSSPGSVHSTVPDLQPHGSPVPQSPHRVSWIEDGVWLPPPRPSSLLHPPSLELDSLSISSIEEEQEYQTSCSVTHHPSGHRLADKVKHRLSAVGQALSGLVSTKKRLTNRVQELSERRGMAFAESVKGFVEMTLKKGADPSGVTGSEFLQEVRTSLTSLRETLLDYPEIQALLDGITDMNDSEIDTLVELSLHKVALKPVSAHLYSCIHNSRTDDGTFKRLQSNLRVLEKNEVEELGGSAGVGVPDSVTLERIQQKWTSMHEAYSPNKKVQILLKVCKTIYHSMSANASSADKVFGADDFLPCLTWVLLRSDLVTLHLDTDYMMELLDPTQLQGEGGYYLTTLYASLYYITSFQPRLAARQLSVEAQNSLNQWHRRRTLHCNQSRRSQNRRTIRRQPCRGRNVQNSATKTEEESGKQSDSVNTDESQQQTESSTEALQPLVEETSRGGEDESQMSTPTSDCSQHEVMWNKQEDELTLCTAGEEDQEGL; from the exons AGTTTCCTGGTTGTGCGGGACTCTGCGACATCTCAGCCaagcctgctgtgtgtgtctgctggagGCGAGAATGAGGCAGTCGTTGATTATGATATCAAAAGCACAGGCACAG TCTTCCAGTTGTCTGAGTCTCGGCTGTCTTTCTCAGACTTGGCTCAGCTCGTGCTCTTCTACTCTCTAACCAG GGATGTGTTGACTGTGTGTCTTTCCATTCCTCACTGGATCTACAGTGTAACCGAGAAGAGCAAAGATCGTCTCTCTCAACTTGAACCCG AAACTTGGCTCAGCACACCGCCTGACCAACAGACTGATGAAATGACCCAGAGGGAGCCAAGCAGCGTCATGTGCTCCATACAG TTGACTTCCACCAACGGGGCCCTCTGTATCATCAATCCTCTCTACCTTCGTGAACATGGAGATGATTGGCTGACCCACAGGGCGAGCACTGCTCAGTGCGccacaatgacatcacattacAAACGAGAGCGACGCCTCAGCACCACCAGATCATGGGCAGGGGCGGGGCTACATAGTAAACGAGCCATCTCGTTGGATCAGGAACCGTCTGCTGCCAGTGTGGAGAGCTCTG GTCTAGTCAGAGCGCAGTCAGCTGACTCACCACATTGCCCCCCAACCTCATCAGCACCAGCTGCTCCAGCAGGGGTGGTTCTCAGGAGGCCCAGCAGAGATTCTGCCTCCAGCCCCCCTCACCGAGCAAGCACGGGGAGCCTTACTCCATCTTCCCCTGGAAGCGTACATAGCACAGTGCCTGACCTGCAGCCCCATGGCAGCCCGGTGCCTCAGTCTCCTCACAGGGTATCCTGGATTGAAGATGGAGTCTGGCTGCCTCCGCCCAGGCCTTCCTCTTTGCTCCACCCCCCTTCGCTGGAGCTCGACTCGCTGTCAATCAGCAGCATAGAGGAAGAGCAGGAGTACCAAACATCATGCTCTGTGACACACCACCCATCAGGGCACCGGCTGGCTGACAAGGTCAAGCATCGTCTCTCAGCGGTGGGTCAGGCTCTCAGTGGGCTGGTGAGTACGAAGAAGAGACTGACCAATCGTGTGCAGGAGTTGAGCGAGCGGAGAGGTATGGCGTTTGCGGAAAGTGTGAAAGGATTTGTGGAGATGACGCTGAAGAAAGGGGCTGATCCCAGCGGGGTCACGGGGTCAGAGTtcttacaggaagtgaggaCATCACTTACGTCACTGAGGGAGACACTGTTGGACTATCCTGAAATCCAGGCGTTGCTGGACGGCATCACTGACATGAATGACTCAGAGATCG acaccctggtgGAGCTTTCCCTCCACAAAGTGGCTTTGAAGCCCGTCTCTGCACACCTCTACAGCTGCATTCATAATTCCCGGACTGATGATGGCACCTTCAAGCGTCTCCAGAGCAACCTACGTGTGCTGGAAAAGAACGAGGTGGAGGAGCTAGGGGGGTCGGCGGGAGTTGGAGTTCCAGACTCTGTCACACTGGAGCGGATCCAGCAGAAGTGGACCAGTATGCATGAGGCTTATTCCCCAAACAAGAAGGTCCAGATCCTGCTCAAAGTCTGCAAGACCATCTATCACAGCATGAGTGCTAATGCTAGCTCAG CAGACAAAGTGTTTGGAGCAGATGATTTCCTGCCCTGCCTGACGTGGGTGCTGCTCCGTAGTGACCTGGTCACCTTACACTTAGACACGGACTACATGATGGAGCTGCTCGACCCTACTCAGCTGCAGGGAGAGG GTGGCTACTACCTTACAACTCTATACGCCTCTCTTTACTACATCACCAGCTTCCAGCCACGACTGGCCGCCCGTCAGCTCAGCGTGGAAGCCCAAAACTCTCTTAACCAATGGCATCGCAGGCGCACCCTGCACTGCAACCAATCACGGCGCAGCCAGAACCGACGGACCATTCGCAGGCAACCCTGTCGGGGCAGGAACGTACAGAACTCAGCAACTAAGACTGAAGAGGAAAGTGGGAAACAGTCAGACTCTGTTAATACTGATGAgtcacagcagcagacagagagcagcaCAGAGGCTCTGCAGCCGCTGGTGGAAGAGACGAGCAGAGGAGGTGAGGACGAATCACAGATGTCCACTCCAACATCAGACTGTAGTCAGCATGAGGTAATGTGGAACAAACAGGAGGATGAACTGACTCTATGCACAGCAGGAGAAGAGGACCAAGAAGGATTgtga
- the rinl gene encoding ras and Rab interactor 2 isoform X4 produces the protein MAVHSSVNGTTAIPWRSSRKRLSLLEQLKGCQEAWCPGAPWDREWAHAAICGTPAGSFLVVRDSATSQPSLLCVSAGGENEAVVDYDIKSTGTVFQLSESRLSFSDLAQLVLFYSLTRDVLTVCLSIPHWIYSVTEKSKDRLSQLEPETWLSTPPDQQTDEMTQREPSSVMCSIQLTSTNGALCIINPLYLREHGDDWLTHRASTAQCATMTSHYKRERRLSTTRSWAGAGLHSKRAISLDQEPSAASVESSGLVRAQSADSPHCPPTSSAPAAPAGVVLRRPSRDSASSPPHRASTGSLTPSSPGSVHSTVPDLQPHGSPVPQSPHRVSWIEDGVWLPPPRPSSLLHPPSLELDSLSISSIEEEQEYQTSCSVTHHPSGHRLADKVKHRLSAVGQALSGLVSTKKRLTNRVQELSERRGMAFAESVKGFVEMTLKKGADPSGVTGSEFLQEVRTSLTSLRETLLDYPEIQALLDGITDMNDSEIDTLVELSLHKVALKPVSAHLYSCIHNSRTDDGTFKRLQSNLRVLEKNEVEELGGSAGVGVPDSVTLERIQQKWTSMHEAYSPNKKVQILLKVCKTIYHSMSANASSADKVFGADDFLPCLTWVLLRSDLVTLHLDTDYMMELLDPTQLQGEGGYYLTTLYASLYYITSFQPRLAARQLSVEAQNSLNQWHRRRTLHCNQSRRSQNRRTIRRQPCRGRNVQNSATKTEEESGKQSDSVNTDESQQQTESSTEALQPLVEETSRGGEDESQMSTPTSDCSQHEVMWNKQEDELTLCTAGEEDQEGL, from the exons AGTTTCCTGGTTGTGCGGGACTCTGCGACATCTCAGCCaagcctgctgtgtgtgtctgctggagGCGAGAATGAGGCAGTCGTTGATTATGATATCAAAAGCACAGGCACAG TCTTCCAGTTGTCTGAGTCTCGGCTGTCTTTCTCAGACTTGGCTCAGCTCGTGCTCTTCTACTCTCTAACCAG GGATGTGTTGACTGTGTGTCTTTCCATTCCTCACTGGATCTACAGTGTAACCGAGAAGAGCAAAGATCGTCTCTCTCAACTTGAACCCG AAACTTGGCTCAGCACACCGCCTGACCAACAGACTGATGAAATGACCCAGAGGGAGCCAAGCAGCGTCATGTGCTCCATACAG TTGACTTCCACCAACGGGGCCCTCTGTATCATCAATCCTCTCTACCTTCGTGAACATGGAGATGATTGGCTGACCCACAGGGCGAGCACTGCTCAGTGCGccacaatgacatcacattacAAACGAGAGCGACGCCTCAGCACCACCAGATCATGGGCAGGGGCGGGGCTACATAGTAAACGAGCCATCTCGTTGGATCAGGAACCGTCTGCTGCCAGTGTGGAGAGCTCTG GTCTAGTCAGAGCGCAGTCAGCTGACTCACCACATTGCCCCCCAACCTCATCAGCACCAGCTGCTCCAGCAGGGGTGGTTCTCAGGAGGCCCAGCAGAGATTCTGCCTCCAGCCCCCCTCACCGAGCAAGCACGGGGAGCCTTACTCCATCTTCCCCTGGAAGCGTACATAGCACAGTGCCTGACCTGCAGCCCCATGGCAGCCCGGTGCCTCAGTCTCCTCACAGGGTATCCTGGATTGAAGATGGAGTCTGGCTGCCTCCGCCCAGGCCTTCCTCTTTGCTCCACCCCCCTTCGCTGGAGCTCGACTCGCTGTCAATCAGCAGCATAGAGGAAGAGCAGGAGTACCAAACATCATGCTCTGTGACACACCACCCATCAGGGCACCGGCTGGCTGACAAGGTCAAGCATCGTCTCTCAGCGGTGGGTCAGGCTCTCAGTGGGCTGGTGAGTACGAAGAAGAGACTGACCAATCGTGTGCAGGAGTTGAGCGAGCGGAGAGGTATGGCGTTTGCGGAAAGTGTGAAAGGATTTGTGGAGATGACGCTGAAGAAAGGGGCTGATCCCAGCGGGGTCACGGGGTCAGAGTtcttacaggaagtgaggaCATCACTTACGTCACTGAGGGAGACACTGTTGGACTATCCTGAAATCCAGGCGTTGCTGGACGGCATCACTGACATGAATGACTCAGAGATCG acaccctggtgGAGCTTTCCCTCCACAAAGTGGCTTTGAAGCCCGTCTCTGCACACCTCTACAGCTGCATTCATAATTCCCGGACTGATGATGGCACCTTCAAGCGTCTCCAGAGCAACCTACGTGTGCTGGAAAAGAACGAGGTGGAGGAGCTAGGGGGGTCGGCGGGAGTTGGAGTTCCAGACTCTGTCACACTGGAGCGGATCCAGCAGAAGTGGACCAGTATGCATGAGGCTTATTCCCCAAACAAGAAGGTCCAGATCCTGCTCAAAGTCTGCAAGACCATCTATCACAGCATGAGTGCTAATGCTAGCTCAG CAGACAAAGTGTTTGGAGCAGATGATTTCCTGCCCTGCCTGACGTGGGTGCTGCTCCGTAGTGACCTGGTCACCTTACACTTAGACACGGACTACATGATGGAGCTGCTCGACCCTACTCAGCTGCAGGGAGAGG GTGGCTACTACCTTACAACTCTATACGCCTCTCTTTACTACATCACCAGCTTCCAGCCACGACTGGCCGCCCGTCAGCTCAGCGTGGAAGCCCAAAACTCTCTTAACCAATGGCATCGCAGGCGCACCCTGCACTGCAACCAATCACGGCGCAGCCAGAACCGACGGACCATTCGCAGGCAACCCTGTCGGGGCAGGAACGTACAGAACTCAGCAACTAAGACTGAAGAGGAAAGTGGGAAACAGTCAGACTCTGTTAATACTGATGAgtcacagcagcagacagagagcagcaCAGAGGCTCTGCAGCCGCTGGTGGAAGAGACGAGCAGAGGAGGTGAGGACGAATCACAGATGTCCACTCCAACATCAGACTGTAGTCAGCATGAGGTAATGTGGAACAAACAGGAGGATGAACTGACTCTATGCACAGCAGGAGAAGAGGACCAAGAAGGATTgtga
- the rinl gene encoding ras and Rab interactor 2 isoform X2, whose product MCCLCAWMQTVVHAHKRVEMFASRAVHSSVNGTTAIPWRSSRKRLSLLEQLKGCQEAWCPGAPWDREWAHAAICGTPAGSFLVVRDSATSQPSLLCVSAGGENEAVVDYDIKSTGTVFQLSESRLSFSDLAQLVLFYSLTRDVLTVCLSIPHWIYSVTEKSKDRLSQLEPETWLSTPPDQQTDEMTQREPSSVMCSIQLTSTNGALCIINPLYLREHGDDWLTHRASTAQCATMTSHYKRERRLSTTRSWAGAGLHSKRAISLDQEPSAASVESSGLVRAQSADSPHCPPTSSAPAAPAGVVLRRPSRDSASSPPHRASTGSLTPSSPGSVHSTVPDLQPHGSPVPQSPHRVSWIEDGVWLPPPRPSSLLHPPSLELDSLSISSIEEEQEYQTSCSVTHHPSGHRLADKVKHRLSAVGQALSGLVSTKKRLTNRVQELSERRGMAFAESVKGFVEMTLKKGADPSGVTGSEFLQEVRTSLTSLRETLLDYPEIQALLDGITDMNDSEIDTLVELSLHKVALKPVSAHLYSCIHNSRTDDGTFKRLQSNLRVLEKNEVEELGGSAGVGVPDSVTLERIQQKWTSMHEAYSPNKKVQILLKVCKTIYHSMSANASSDKVFGADDFLPCLTWVLLRSDLVTLHLDTDYMMELLDPTQLQGEGGYYLTTLYASLYYITSFQPRLAARQLSVEAQNSLNQWHRRRTLHCNQSRRSQNRRTIRRQPCRGRNVQNSATKTEEESGKQSDSVNTDESQQQTESSTEALQPLVEETSRGGEDESQMSTPTSDCSQHEVMWNKQEDELTLCTAGEEDQEGL is encoded by the exons AGTTTCCTGGTTGTGCGGGACTCTGCGACATCTCAGCCaagcctgctgtgtgtgtctgctggagGCGAGAATGAGGCAGTCGTTGATTATGATATCAAAAGCACAGGCACAG TCTTCCAGTTGTCTGAGTCTCGGCTGTCTTTCTCAGACTTGGCTCAGCTCGTGCTCTTCTACTCTCTAACCAG GGATGTGTTGACTGTGTGTCTTTCCATTCCTCACTGGATCTACAGTGTAACCGAGAAGAGCAAAGATCGTCTCTCTCAACTTGAACCCG AAACTTGGCTCAGCACACCGCCTGACCAACAGACTGATGAAATGACCCAGAGGGAGCCAAGCAGCGTCATGTGCTCCATACAG TTGACTTCCACCAACGGGGCCCTCTGTATCATCAATCCTCTCTACCTTCGTGAACATGGAGATGATTGGCTGACCCACAGGGCGAGCACTGCTCAGTGCGccacaatgacatcacattacAAACGAGAGCGACGCCTCAGCACCACCAGATCATGGGCAGGGGCGGGGCTACATAGTAAACGAGCCATCTCGTTGGATCAGGAACCGTCTGCTGCCAGTGTGGAGAGCTCTG GTCTAGTCAGAGCGCAGTCAGCTGACTCACCACATTGCCCCCCAACCTCATCAGCACCAGCTGCTCCAGCAGGGGTGGTTCTCAGGAGGCCCAGCAGAGATTCTGCCTCCAGCCCCCCTCACCGAGCAAGCACGGGGAGCCTTACTCCATCTTCCCCTGGAAGCGTACATAGCACAGTGCCTGACCTGCAGCCCCATGGCAGCCCGGTGCCTCAGTCTCCTCACAGGGTATCCTGGATTGAAGATGGAGTCTGGCTGCCTCCGCCCAGGCCTTCCTCTTTGCTCCACCCCCCTTCGCTGGAGCTCGACTCGCTGTCAATCAGCAGCATAGAGGAAGAGCAGGAGTACCAAACATCATGCTCTGTGACACACCACCCATCAGGGCACCGGCTGGCTGACAAGGTCAAGCATCGTCTCTCAGCGGTGGGTCAGGCTCTCAGTGGGCTGGTGAGTACGAAGAAGAGACTGACCAATCGTGTGCAGGAGTTGAGCGAGCGGAGAGGTATGGCGTTTGCGGAAAGTGTGAAAGGATTTGTGGAGATGACGCTGAAGAAAGGGGCTGATCCCAGCGGGGTCACGGGGTCAGAGTtcttacaggaagtgaggaCATCACTTACGTCACTGAGGGAGACACTGTTGGACTATCCTGAAATCCAGGCGTTGCTGGACGGCATCACTGACATGAATGACTCAGAGATCG acaccctggtgGAGCTTTCCCTCCACAAAGTGGCTTTGAAGCCCGTCTCTGCACACCTCTACAGCTGCATTCATAATTCCCGGACTGATGATGGCACCTTCAAGCGTCTCCAGAGCAACCTACGTGTGCTGGAAAAGAACGAGGTGGAGGAGCTAGGGGGGTCGGCGGGAGTTGGAGTTCCAGACTCTGTCACACTGGAGCGGATCCAGCAGAAGTGGACCAGTATGCATGAGGCTTATTCCCCAAACAAGAAGGTCCAGATCCTGCTCAAAGTCTGCAAGACCATCTATCACAGCATGAGTGCTAATGCTAGCTCAG ACAAAGTGTTTGGAGCAGATGATTTCCTGCCCTGCCTGACGTGGGTGCTGCTCCGTAGTGACCTGGTCACCTTACACTTAGACACGGACTACATGATGGAGCTGCTCGACCCTACTCAGCTGCAGGGAGAGG GTGGCTACTACCTTACAACTCTATACGCCTCTCTTTACTACATCACCAGCTTCCAGCCACGACTGGCCGCCCGTCAGCTCAGCGTGGAAGCCCAAAACTCTCTTAACCAATGGCATCGCAGGCGCACCCTGCACTGCAACCAATCACGGCGCAGCCAGAACCGACGGACCATTCGCAGGCAACCCTGTCGGGGCAGGAACGTACAGAACTCAGCAACTAAGACTGAAGAGGAAAGTGGGAAACAGTCAGACTCTGTTAATACTGATGAgtcacagcagcagacagagagcagcaCAGAGGCTCTGCAGCCGCTGGTGGAAGAGACGAGCAGAGGAGGTGAGGACGAATCACAGATGTCCACTCCAACATCAGACTGTAGTCAGCATGAGGTAATGTGGAACAAACAGGAGGATGAACTGACTCTATGCACAGCAGGAGAAGAGGACCAAGAAGGATTgtga
- the rinl gene encoding ras and Rab interactor 2 isoform X1, with amino-acid sequence MCCLCAWMQTVVHAHKRVEMFASRAVHSSVNGTTAIPWRSSRKRLSLLEQLKGCQEAWCPGAPWDREWAHAAICGTPAGSFLVVRDSATSQPSLLCVSAGGENEAVVDYDIKSTGTVFQLSESRLSFSDLAQLVLFYSLTRDVLTVCLSIPHWIYSVTEKSKDRLSQLEPETWLSTPPDQQTDEMTQREPSSVMCSIQLTSTNGALCIINPLYLREHGDDWLTHRASTAQCATMTSHYKRERRLSTTRSWAGAGLHSKRAISLDQEPSAASVESSGLVRAQSADSPHCPPTSSAPAAPAGVVLRRPSRDSASSPPHRASTGSLTPSSPGSVHSTVPDLQPHGSPVPQSPHRVSWIEDGVWLPPPRPSSLLHPPSLELDSLSISSIEEEQEYQTSCSVTHHPSGHRLADKVKHRLSAVGQALSGLVSTKKRLTNRVQELSERRGMAFAESVKGFVEMTLKKGADPSGVTGSEFLQEVRTSLTSLRETLLDYPEIQALLDGITDMNDSEIDTLVELSLHKVALKPVSAHLYSCIHNSRTDDGTFKRLQSNLRVLEKNEVEELGGSAGVGVPDSVTLERIQQKWTSMHEAYSPNKKVQILLKVCKTIYHSMSANASSADKVFGADDFLPCLTWVLLRSDLVTLHLDTDYMMELLDPTQLQGEGGYYLTTLYASLYYITSFQPRLAARQLSVEAQNSLNQWHRRRTLHCNQSRRSQNRRTIRRQPCRGRNVQNSATKTEEESGKQSDSVNTDESQQQTESSTEALQPLVEETSRGGEDESQMSTPTSDCSQHEVMWNKQEDELTLCTAGEEDQEGL; translated from the exons AGTTTCCTGGTTGTGCGGGACTCTGCGACATCTCAGCCaagcctgctgtgtgtgtctgctggagGCGAGAATGAGGCAGTCGTTGATTATGATATCAAAAGCACAGGCACAG TCTTCCAGTTGTCTGAGTCTCGGCTGTCTTTCTCAGACTTGGCTCAGCTCGTGCTCTTCTACTCTCTAACCAG GGATGTGTTGACTGTGTGTCTTTCCATTCCTCACTGGATCTACAGTGTAACCGAGAAGAGCAAAGATCGTCTCTCTCAACTTGAACCCG AAACTTGGCTCAGCACACCGCCTGACCAACAGACTGATGAAATGACCCAGAGGGAGCCAAGCAGCGTCATGTGCTCCATACAG TTGACTTCCACCAACGGGGCCCTCTGTATCATCAATCCTCTCTACCTTCGTGAACATGGAGATGATTGGCTGACCCACAGGGCGAGCACTGCTCAGTGCGccacaatgacatcacattacAAACGAGAGCGACGCCTCAGCACCACCAGATCATGGGCAGGGGCGGGGCTACATAGTAAACGAGCCATCTCGTTGGATCAGGAACCGTCTGCTGCCAGTGTGGAGAGCTCTG GTCTAGTCAGAGCGCAGTCAGCTGACTCACCACATTGCCCCCCAACCTCATCAGCACCAGCTGCTCCAGCAGGGGTGGTTCTCAGGAGGCCCAGCAGAGATTCTGCCTCCAGCCCCCCTCACCGAGCAAGCACGGGGAGCCTTACTCCATCTTCCCCTGGAAGCGTACATAGCACAGTGCCTGACCTGCAGCCCCATGGCAGCCCGGTGCCTCAGTCTCCTCACAGGGTATCCTGGATTGAAGATGGAGTCTGGCTGCCTCCGCCCAGGCCTTCCTCTTTGCTCCACCCCCCTTCGCTGGAGCTCGACTCGCTGTCAATCAGCAGCATAGAGGAAGAGCAGGAGTACCAAACATCATGCTCTGTGACACACCACCCATCAGGGCACCGGCTGGCTGACAAGGTCAAGCATCGTCTCTCAGCGGTGGGTCAGGCTCTCAGTGGGCTGGTGAGTACGAAGAAGAGACTGACCAATCGTGTGCAGGAGTTGAGCGAGCGGAGAGGTATGGCGTTTGCGGAAAGTGTGAAAGGATTTGTGGAGATGACGCTGAAGAAAGGGGCTGATCCCAGCGGGGTCACGGGGTCAGAGTtcttacaggaagtgaggaCATCACTTACGTCACTGAGGGAGACACTGTTGGACTATCCTGAAATCCAGGCGTTGCTGGACGGCATCACTGACATGAATGACTCAGAGATCG acaccctggtgGAGCTTTCCCTCCACAAAGTGGCTTTGAAGCCCGTCTCTGCACACCTCTACAGCTGCATTCATAATTCCCGGACTGATGATGGCACCTTCAAGCGTCTCCAGAGCAACCTACGTGTGCTGGAAAAGAACGAGGTGGAGGAGCTAGGGGGGTCGGCGGGAGTTGGAGTTCCAGACTCTGTCACACTGGAGCGGATCCAGCAGAAGTGGACCAGTATGCATGAGGCTTATTCCCCAAACAAGAAGGTCCAGATCCTGCTCAAAGTCTGCAAGACCATCTATCACAGCATGAGTGCTAATGCTAGCTCAG CAGACAAAGTGTTTGGAGCAGATGATTTCCTGCCCTGCCTGACGTGGGTGCTGCTCCGTAGTGACCTGGTCACCTTACACTTAGACACGGACTACATGATGGAGCTGCTCGACCCTACTCAGCTGCAGGGAGAGG GTGGCTACTACCTTACAACTCTATACGCCTCTCTTTACTACATCACCAGCTTCCAGCCACGACTGGCCGCCCGTCAGCTCAGCGTGGAAGCCCAAAACTCTCTTAACCAATGGCATCGCAGGCGCACCCTGCACTGCAACCAATCACGGCGCAGCCAGAACCGACGGACCATTCGCAGGCAACCCTGTCGGGGCAGGAACGTACAGAACTCAGCAACTAAGACTGAAGAGGAAAGTGGGAAACAGTCAGACTCTGTTAATACTGATGAgtcacagcagcagacagagagcagcaCAGAGGCTCTGCAGCCGCTGGTGGAAGAGACGAGCAGAGGAGGTGAGGACGAATCACAGATGTCCACTCCAACATCAGACTGTAGTCAGCATGAGGTAATGTGGAACAAACAGGAGGATGAACTGACTCTATGCACAGCAGGAGAAGAGGACCAAGAAGGATTgtga